The genome window GGATATCGTCCTTGGGATCTTCGGGTTTGCGTTCGCCGCTGATGGTCAGCACGTCGTTGACCACGCTGATATCCAGATCTTTGGGATCCACACCCGGCACTTCCACGGTGACGATTTCCGCCTCGTCGTTCGTCCAGGCATTGATGGCGGGGAACACGGTCGAAACGCGCCCGGTTTCAGGCAGGAAAGCCTGCATCAGACGTTCCATCTCGCGCTGCATGCGGTTCATCTCTTCCCAGATGCTCGGCATGGTATATCTGCGGTAGATCATACAACCCTCCTCTTGTTCAGGGTGAATTTCCTTACTGATTACGCTTCGAATTGTATGCGGGGAGTATTAACAATCCATCAAAGAAATATTGGAGTTTTGTTAAAACAAAACGGGAGAGCAAGCCCTCCCGTTCTGTCATCGTGACAAGCGCTTTTTCAGGAAACTTTACGCCTTTCCCGCAGTGCCTGCTTTTCATCCGGGGAAAGGAACGCCGCTTCCAGCGCATTGGACTGCAGTTGGCGGATTTGCGCAGGCGTCAGCCCGGCGGCAGGCGCGGCGACATTGTACTCATACGGCAGGTCAATGCCGCTGATGCCAGGATCGTCGGTATTCAGCACGGCACGGATGCCATGTTCCAGAAACAGGCGTACCGGATGGTCTTTGTAAGAAGGCACGGTGGTCGTTTGCACATTGCTGGTCAGGTTGACTTCCACACCAATG of Anaerolinea thermophila UNI-1 contains these proteins:
- a CDS encoding Hsp20/alpha crystallin family protein; amino-acid sequence: MIYRRYTMPSIWEEMNRMQREMERLMQAFLPETGRVSTVFPAINAWTNDEAEIVTVEVPGVDPKDLDISVVNDVLTISGERKPEDPKDDIRYHRRERVCGKFSRSIQLAFPVNTDKVTASYENGILKIVLPRAEADKPRKITVKSA